A region from the Salidesulfovibrio onnuriiensis genome encodes:
- the lpdA gene encoding dihydrolipoyl dehydrogenase — protein MTYDIVVIGAGPGGYDAACEAAEAGLKTALVEKADLGGTCLNRGCIPTKVILGATAAVEELAAQAKMKIASGHIDIDFPALQDRKDKLVGGTRKAMAQKLKTLGVDLYPGSAMIAAPGIVKVAGEELASLEYRHLIIATGSRPIFFPGLEPEGEAVMDSNGFLALEKMPESLIVIGAGFIGLEMAQAAHRLGAKIHVIDAMDRVAPAEDPEVSKALQSIFKRWKWDMRLGVRVESVKTENGRAVLTLEGGEVIEAEKALVAVGRGPVTEGLEAEKAGVKLERGFIQVDENLQAAPNVYAVGDVNGIIQLAHAASHQAAYVVKCIAGRVDGPYQSGPVPSVLYGSPEAMRVGVMPSELSEAGRPVRISKFPLAGNPMAQAHASTQGFVKVVWSGDTVVGVTAVGFDVSRLTTPATMIVQEGWTVDDIHKTIFPHPSLDEALLGALKAERSEV, from the coding sequence ATGACGTACGACATCGTTGTCATCGGCGCGGGACCGGGCGGCTACGACGCCGCCTGCGAAGCCGCCGAAGCCGGGCTCAAGACCGCTTTGGTGGAAAAGGCCGACCTGGGCGGCACCTGCCTGAACAGGGGGTGTATCCCCACCAAGGTCATCCTCGGCGCAACCGCCGCCGTGGAGGAGCTGGCCGCGCAGGCCAAGATGAAAATCGCCTCCGGCCACATCGACATCGACTTCCCGGCCCTGCAGGACCGCAAGGACAAGCTTGTCGGCGGCACGCGCAAGGCCATGGCCCAGAAGCTCAAGACCCTGGGCGTGGATCTCTATCCCGGCTCGGCCATGATCGCGGCCCCGGGCATCGTCAAGGTGGCCGGCGAGGAACTGGCCTCCCTGGAATACAGGCACCTGATCATTGCCACCGGGTCCAGGCCCATCTTCTTCCCGGGCCTGGAGCCCGAGGGCGAGGCGGTCATGGACTCCAACGGCTTCCTGGCCCTGGAAAAGATGCCCGAATCCCTCATCGTCATCGGCGCGGGCTTCATCGGCCTGGAAATGGCCCAGGCCGCGCACCGGCTCGGCGCCAAGATCCATGTCATCGACGCCATGGACCGGGTGGCCCCGGCCGAGGATCCGGAGGTTTCCAAGGCGCTCCAGTCCATTTTCAAACGCTGGAAATGGGACATGCGCCTGGGCGTGCGCGTCGAATCCGTGAAGACCGAAAACGGCCGCGCCGTGCTCACCCTTGAGGGCGGCGAAGTCATCGAGGCGGAAAAGGCCCTTGTGGCCGTCGGCCGCGGCCCGGTCACCGAAGGGTTGGAAGCCGAAAAGGCGGGCGTGAAGCTGGAGCGCGGCTTCATCCAGGTGGACGAAAACCTGCAGGCCGCCCCCAACGTCTATGCCGTCGGCGACGTCAACGGCATCATCCAGCTGGCCCACGCCGCCAGCCACCAGGCCGCCTACGTGGTGAAATGCATCGCGGGCAGGGTGGACGGTCCCTACCAGTCCGGGCCGGTGCCGTCCGTGCTCTACGGATCGCCCGAGGCCATGCGTGTGGGCGTCATGCCTTCGGAGCTCTCGGAAGCGGGCAGGCCCGTGCGGATCTCCAAGTTCCCGCTGGCGGGCAACCCCATGGCCCAGGCCCACGCATCCACCCAGGGTTTCGTGAAGGTTGTCTGGTCCGGGGATACCGTGGTGGGCGTCACGGCCGTGGGCTTCGACGTCTCCCGGCTGACAACTCCCGCCACCATGATCGTGCAGGAAGGCTGGACCGTGGACGACATCCACAAGACCATCTTCCCGCACCCGTCCCTTGACGAGGCGCTGCTCGGCGCGCTCAAGGCCGAACGCTCCGAAGTGTAA
- a CDS encoding aryl-sulfate sulfotransferase gives MRHALLCILLLALPALAAAADYTVDVNTDKAFRGTTLFAETMDPKHPRIVEVDMDGAVVWEYAIPTEIVRGGHPGQAMDIEWIPETDTILFVMPLKGIYEVDRNKQIVWKHLTKRVSHDADKLPNGNILYSFAWERENDTQVFEITPDGKEVWHWRAVEHIAPSERRHKGPVRQDGFCHVNGVMRLDNGQTRISMRNFNMAVEVDQKGTIVWSLRELSNGKEARNIHDPRTLPNGNIILSTHGPQRIFEVTRDGRLVNCRRDKNIHLVRSHQVLPNGNILCTDADKLMELTPDLREIVWQLRKPGVDIRKLYTKGKVGPGDPREVGFYKAERIPPRQ, from the coding sequence ATGAGACACGCTTTGCTCTGCATCCTTCTGCTGGCCCTGCCCGCCCTGGCCGCGGCCGCGGACTACACGGTGGACGTGAACACGGACAAGGCCTTTCGGGGCACCACCCTCTTTGCCGAGACCATGGACCCGAAGCACCCCAGGATCGTGGAGGTGGACATGGACGGGGCCGTGGTCTGGGAATATGCGATCCCGACCGAAATCGTGCGCGGCGGGCACCCCGGCCAGGCAATGGACATCGAATGGATCCCCGAGACCGACACCATTCTCTTCGTCATGCCGCTCAAAGGCATCTACGAAGTCGACCGAAACAAACAGATCGTCTGGAAGCACCTGACCAAGCGGGTCTCCCACGACGCGGACAAGCTGCCGAACGGGAACATCCTCTACTCCTTTGCCTGGGAGCGGGAAAACGACACGCAGGTCTTCGAGATCACCCCCGACGGAAAAGAGGTCTGGCACTGGCGGGCCGTCGAACACATCGCCCCGTCCGAGCGACGCCACAAGGGGCCGGTGCGCCAGGACGGATTCTGCCACGTGAACGGGGTCATGCGCCTGGACAACGGGCAAACCCGCATCAGCATGCGCAACTTCAACATGGCCGTGGAAGTGGACCAAAAAGGGACCATCGTCTGGTCGCTGCGGGAACTGAGCAACGGCAAGGAGGCCCGCAACATCCACGACCCGCGCACCCTGCCGAACGGAAACATCATCCTGTCCACCCACGGGCCGCAGCGGATCTTCGAGGTCACCCGCGACGGCAGGCTGGTCAACTGCCGCAGGGACAAAAACATCCATCTGGTGCGCAGCCACCAGGTCCTGCCCAACGGCAACATCCTGTGCACGGACGCGGACAAACTCATGGAACTGACCCCGGACCTGCGGGAAATCGTCTGGCAACTTCGAAAGCCCGGCGTGGACATCCGCAAGCTGTACACCAAGGGGAAGGTGGGGCCCGGCGACCCGCGCGAAGTGGGGTTCTACAAGGCGGAACGCATCCCGCCCAGGCAATAG
- the gcvH gene encoding glycine cleavage system protein GcvH, translated as MVPADLKYSKSHEWVRIEGDIATVGITDFAQGQLGDLTFVELPEVGDTFEQGAEFGSVESVKAASEVYCPVGGEVVEINEALEDAPEKVNESPFEEGWLIKLKISGEPEGLLDADGYQALIESEA; from the coding sequence ATGGTTCCTGCAGATTTGAAATATTCCAAGTCCCACGAGTGGGTTCGCATCGAAGGCGACATCGCGACCGTGGGCATCACCGACTTCGCACAGGGCCAGCTGGGCGACCTGACCTTCGTGGAGCTGCCCGAAGTGGGTGACACATTCGAACAGGGCGCTGAATTCGGTTCCGTGGAATCCGTGAAGGCCGCCAGCGAAGTGTACTGCCCGGTGGGCGGCGAGGTCGTCGAGATCAACGAAGCGCTCGAAGACGCCCCCGAGAAGGTCAACGAATCCCCGTTCGAAGAGGGATGGCTGATCAAGCTCAAGATTTCGGGCGAGCCCGAAGGGCTGCTCGACGCCGACGGCTACCAGGCCCTCATCGAATCCGAAGCGTAG
- a CDS encoding NAD(P)/FAD-dependent oxidoreductase — protein MAPNKPVKTDYDVIIVGGGPAGLFAAYYLGEHSNLDVLVIEKGKPSLKRHCPITGEKNCVKCRPCHILCGVGGAGLFSDGKLNFIPKLGKTDLTQFMSMSEANKLIDETEDIFNRFNMDGKVYPTNRDEAHGIRKEAKKHGIDLLLIKQKHLGSDNLPNHIAAMADYIQEKGVTFHTSEEVKDVMVENGKVTGVRTNRGEYQAGNVILAPGRVGAEWVASVVKGHGINVSQRGIEVGVRVEVHNEIMQDLCDIIYDPTFFVRTNKYDDQTRTFCTNYGGFVAVENYQDFVCVNGHAYMDKKSDNCNFAFLSKVVLTDPVEDNQAYGESIGRLATIIGGGRPILQRFGDLKRGRRSTWNRIKNSYIEPTLKDVVCGDIAMALPERIVTNLVDGLEQLNKVVPGVSNDETLLYAPEIKFFATQVDTSDQLETSVEGLFVAGDGPGVAGNIVSAAATALVPAKEIIRRS, from the coding sequence ATGGCTCCCAACAAGCCTGTGAAAACGGATTACGATGTCATTATCGTGGGTGGCGGCCCGGCCGGGCTCTTTGCCGCCTACTATCTGGGCGAGCATTCCAATCTCGACGTGCTCGTCATTGAGAAGGGCAAGCCTTCCCTCAAGCGCCACTGTCCCATCACCGGGGAGAAGAACTGCGTCAAGTGCCGTCCCTGCCACATCCTGTGCGGCGTGGGCGGAGCAGGGCTCTTTTCCGACGGCAAGCTGAATTTCATTCCCAAGCTGGGCAAGACCGACCTGACCCAGTTCATGTCCATGTCCGAAGCCAACAAGCTCATCGATGAAACCGAAGATATCTTCAACCGCTTCAACATGGACGGAAAGGTTTACCCCACCAACCGGGACGAGGCCCACGGCATCCGCAAGGAGGCCAAGAAGCACGGCATCGACCTGCTGCTCATCAAGCAGAAGCACCTGGGCTCGGACAACCTGCCGAACCATATCGCCGCCATGGCCGACTATATCCAGGAAAAGGGCGTCACCTTCCACACCTCCGAAGAGGTCAAGGACGTGATGGTCGAAAACGGCAAGGTCACCGGGGTGAGAACCAACCGGGGCGAATACCAGGCCGGCAACGTGATCCTGGCTCCGGGACGCGTCGGCGCGGAATGGGTGGCCTCCGTGGTCAAGGGGCACGGCATCAACGTGTCCCAGCGCGGCATCGAGGTGGGCGTGCGCGTGGAGGTGCACAACGAGATCATGCAGGATCTCTGCGACATCATCTACGACCCGACCTTCTTCGTGCGCACCAACAAGTACGACGACCAGACCCGCACCTTCTGCACCAACTACGGCGGGTTCGTGGCCGTGGAAAACTACCAGGACTTCGTCTGCGTCAACGGCCATGCCTACATGGACAAGAAGTCGGACAACTGCAACTTCGCCTTCCTGTCCAAGGTGGTGCTCACCGACCCGGTGGAGGACAACCAGGCCTACGGCGAATCCATCGGCCGCCTGGCCACCATCATCGGCGGCGGCAGGCCCATCCTGCAGCGCTTCGGCGACCTCAAGCGCGGCCGTCGTTCCACCTGGAACCGCATCAAGAACAGCTACATCGAGCCCACGCTCAAGGATGTGGTCTGCGGCGATATCGCCATGGCCCTGCCCGAGCGCATCGTCACCAACCTGGTGGACGGGCTGGAGCAGCTCAACAAGGTGGTTCCCGGCGTCTCCAACGACGAGACCCTGCTGTACGCGCCGGAAATCAAGTTCTTCGCCACCCAGGTGGACACCAGCGACCAACTGGAAACTTCCGTGGAAGGCCTGTTCGTGGCCGGTGACGGACCGGGCGTTGCCGGGAACATCGTTTCCGCCGCAGCCACCGCCTTGGTTCCGGCCAAGGAGATCATCCGCCGCAGCTAG
- the gcvPB gene encoding aminomethyl-transferring glycine dehydrogenase subunit GcvPB, translating into MKTIFEQSVAGREGCWPCDGKAEETYIPKELLRDGEIGLPSAGELDVVRHFTKLSQRNFGVDGNFYPLGSCTMKYNPKFTEVVAAMPGFTRLHPVLPQLQGAGGLCQGALEVMHETERLLCEITGMHAYTLHPMAGAHGELTGVMLMAAYHKDKGNKKTKIIVPDSAHGTNPASAAIAGYEVVSIESRDGIVDPEALRAVLDDQVAGMMMTCPNTLGLFEKNLPEIVRMLREVDALLYYDGANLNAIMGKMRVGDAGFDIVHLNLHKTFATPHGGGGPGSGPVGVSKRVEPYLPISRVQKLEDGQFFLDYDYPKSIGYVAPFYGNFGVYLKAYAYILRLGGAGLTRATENAVLSANYMRKRLEDHFEIPYNRTCMHEFVASAVRQAEKGVHALDVAKALLDMGHHAPTIYFPLIVKECIMVEPTETENKATLDCFVDDLIAIAEMTDTDPETLQRAPVTLPVTRLDETLAARGMVLTEDMGK; encoded by the coding sequence ATGAAAACCATATTCGAACAATCCGTGGCCGGACGCGAAGGCTGCTGGCCCTGCGACGGCAAGGCGGAAGAGACCTATATTCCCAAGGAACTGCTGCGCGACGGCGAGATAGGCCTGCCCTCCGCGGGCGAGCTGGACGTGGTGCGCCACTTCACCAAGCTCTCCCAGCGCAACTTCGGCGTGGACGGCAACTTCTATCCGCTCGGCTCCTGCACCATGAAGTACAACCCCAAGTTCACCGAGGTGGTGGCCGCCATGCCCGGGTTCACCCGGCTGCATCCGGTGCTGCCCCAGCTCCAGGGCGCGGGGGGCCTGTGCCAGGGCGCGCTGGAGGTCATGCATGAGACCGAACGCCTGCTCTGCGAGATCACGGGCATGCACGCCTACACCCTGCATCCCATGGCGGGTGCGCACGGCGAGCTCACCGGCGTGATGCTCATGGCCGCCTACCACAAGGACAAGGGCAACAAGAAAACCAAGATCATCGTTCCCGACTCGGCCCATGGCACCAACCCTGCCTCGGCAGCCATCGCCGGCTACGAGGTGGTTTCCATCGAGTCCCGCGACGGCATCGTGGACCCGGAAGCCCTGCGCGCGGTGCTGGACGACCAGGTGGCGGGCATGATGATGACCTGTCCCAACACCCTGGGCCTGTTTGAAAAGAACCTGCCCGAGATCGTGAGGATGCTGCGCGAAGTGGACGCCCTGCTCTACTACGACGGCGCCAACCTCAACGCCATCATGGGCAAGATGCGCGTGGGCGACGCGGGCTTCGACATCGTGCACCTCAACCTGCACAAGACCTTTGCCACCCCGCACGGCGGCGGCGGTCCCGGCTCCGGCCCGGTGGGCGTTTCCAAGCGAGTGGAGCCCTACCTGCCCATCTCCCGGGTGCAGAAACTCGAGGACGGCCAGTTCTTCCTGGATTACGACTATCCCAAGTCCATCGGCTACGTGGCCCCGTTCTACGGCAACTTCGGCGTGTACCTGAAGGCCTACGCCTACATCCTGCGCCTGGGCGGCGCCGGCCTGACCCGCGCCACGGAAAACGCGGTGCTGAGCGCCAACTACATGCGCAAGCGCCTCGAAGACCATTTCGAGATCCCCTACAACCGCACCTGCATGCACGAGTTCGTGGCCAGCGCGGTGCGCCAGGCCGAAAAGGGCGTCCACGCCCTGGACGTTGCCAAGGCGCTGCTGGACATGGGCCACCACGCCCCCACGATCTACTTCCCGCTCATCGTCAAGGAGTGCATCATGGTCGAGCCCACGGAAACCGAGAACAAGGCCACCCTTGACTGCTTCGTGGACGACCTCATCGCCATCGCCGAAATGACCGACACCGATCCGGAGACCCTGCAACGGGCCCCGGTGACGCTTCCGGTGACCAGGCTGGACGAAACCCTTGCCGCACGCGGCATGGTGCTCACAGAGGACATGGGCAAATGA
- a CDS encoding DUF3800 domain-containing protein yields MVSYWEKRCVFVDEAGDTSIEIGKSGVSNYYVLTAAIFKEEDVEDSENTIRELSEKYFGGAELKSSRIGKNTRRREDILKSIAKFNFSYCSVVVDKSKIFMDSGLRFKKSFYKYINGCLYKQICKPLASVEINSDKHGYKEFMNGFEKYLKRNFENNLIQNLKFNYVDSKDSQCVQMADIISGTYLRVFEGKEDKRILDFLRNKRIYTYSWPPQCFDPLDISKLDGDQFTDQIISDLCLGKALNYINNYSDNSDDDTRLKVETLVYLLDNYKTSSEHSYIYSDMIIEHLSSIGFPEITKRKLMSSVIAELRDVGVIIASNSKGYKIPNSRYDLIEFVKTVENIVVPYLKRLKIARDDVLLASNNTFDVVQEDLFPHLKRYISSEEV; encoded by the coding sequence ATGGTTAGCTACTGGGAGAAGAGGTGTGTCTTTGTGGATGAAGCTGGAGATACCAGTATCGAAATCGGCAAATCAGGTGTCAGTAATTATTATGTTTTGACTGCTGCTATTTTTAAGGAAGAGGATGTTGAAGATTCTGAGAATACAATAAGGGAACTTTCTGAAAAATATTTTGGTGGAGCTGAGCTTAAATCTTCACGAATAGGGAAAAATACAAGAAGAAGAGAAGATATCCTTAAAAGTATCGCTAAGTTTAACTTTAGTTATTGTTCTGTTGTGGTTGATAAGAGCAAGATTTTTATGGATTCTGGGTTAAGGTTCAAGAAATCATTTTATAAGTACATTAATGGCTGTTTGTATAAACAGATTTGTAAACCTTTGGCCAGCGTTGAAATAAATTCAGATAAACATGGTTACAAAGAGTTTATGAATGGATTTGAAAAATATTTAAAGCGAAATTTTGAAAATAATTTAATTCAAAATTTAAAATTCAATTATGTAGATAGTAAAGATAGTCAATGCGTCCAGATGGCAGATATTATCTCTGGGACATATTTAAGAGTATTTGAGGGGAAAGAAGATAAAAGGATACTTGATTTTTTAAGAAATAAGAGAATTTATACTTACTCTTGGCCGCCGCAATGCTTTGATCCTTTAGATATATCAAAACTTGATGGGGATCAATTTACAGATCAAATAATTAGTGATTTATGTCTTGGTAAGGCTCTTAATTATATTAATAATTATTCTGACAACAGTGACGATGATACGCGGCTAAAGGTTGAAACGTTGGTTTACTTGCTTGATAATTACAAAACTAGCTCTGAGCACAGTTATATATACTCTGACATGATTATTGAACATTTATCATCGATAGGATTTCCAGAGATAACAAAACGAAAATTGATGTCCAGTGTTATCGCTGAATTGAGAGATGTTGGAGTGATAATTGCCAGTAATTCGAAAGGGTATAAGATCCCAAATTCAAGGTACGATCTTATAGAGTTTGTTAAGACTGTTGAGAATATTGTGGTTCCATATCTTAAACGGTTAAAAATCGCTAGAGATGATGTGCTACTGGCAAGCAATAATACGTTTGATGTCGTTCAAGAAGATCTTTTTCCGCATCTAAAAAGGTATATATCAAGTGAAGAAGTGTGA
- the folE2 gene encoding GTP cyclohydrolase FolE2, protein MEDVQSGQPGVSLPIDRVGVKDIRLPIIVRHREKGRQHTVAKVDLSVDLPAHFKGTHMSRFVEALEGWAEELDYASFKKLLADIADRLEARSAHCRFVFPYFLRQVSPASKAGGLMDYKCQVEGELRDGKLIFTLGADVPVMTVCPCSKAISDEGAHSQRAVVRIRCRFDGFVWLEDIIEIAESAGSCRVYSLLKREDEKYVTEAAFANPCFVEDVVREAARGLAEHPQITWYRVEVESYESIHNHSAFACIESE, encoded by the coding sequence ATGGAAGACGTTCAGAGCGGACAGCCCGGGGTCTCCCTGCCCATCGACAGGGTGGGGGTCAAGGATATCCGGCTGCCCATCATTGTCCGCCACCGCGAAAAGGGCCGCCAACACACCGTGGCCAAGGTGGACCTCTCCGTGGATCTGCCCGCCCACTTCAAGGGCACGCACATGAGCCGGTTCGTGGAGGCCCTGGAAGGGTGGGCCGAGGAGCTGGACTACGCGTCCTTCAAGAAGCTCCTGGCCGATATCGCGGACCGCCTCGAGGCCCGCAGCGCCCATTGCCGGTTCGTGTTCCCCTATTTCCTGCGCCAGGTTTCCCCCGCAAGCAAGGCGGGCGGGCTCATGGATTACAAGTGCCAGGTGGAAGGGGAGCTGCGCGACGGCAAGCTGATCTTCACCCTGGGCGCGGACGTGCCGGTCATGACCGTATGCCCGTGCTCCAAGGCCATCAGCGACGAGGGCGCGCACAGCCAGCGGGCCGTGGTGCGCATCCGCTGCCGGTTCGATGGGTTCGTCTGGCTGGAGGATATCATCGAGATCGCGGAGTCGGCCGGGTCCTGCCGGGTCTATTCCCTGCTCAAGCGCGAGGACGAGAAGTACGTCACGGAAGCGGCCTTTGCCAATCCGTGCTTTGTGGAGGACGTGGTGCGCGAGGCCGCGCGCGGCCTCGCCGAGCATCCGCAGATCACCTGGTATCGGGTCGAAGTGGAGAGCTACGAGTCCATTCACAATCATTCGGCCTTTGCCTGCATAGAAAGTGAATAG
- the gcvPA gene encoding aminomethyl-transferring glycine dehydrogenase subunit GcvPA, with the protein MPYVPHTPDEVREMLATIGVGSVEDLFAEITEDMRPQSFDVPEGLSEMEVLAKLEGMAAKNATDRISFLGAGFYDHYIPAAVDALTMRGEFYTAYTPYQPEASQGTLQAIFEYQTSVTRLLDMDCSNASVYDGGTALYEALMMAVRKTKRRKVVVSEALNPIYRVMLASYTSNLNIELVTVPHKNGKTDIEGIKAALDDTTAAVMVQNPNFFGSINDFTDLFAAAHEKKAVGIISCYPVLQTLLKTPGQMGADIAVAEGQSLGLPLSFGGPYLGIMTCTQNMVRQIPGRIVGRTQDKEGRTGYVLTLQAREQHIRRQKATSNICSNQSLCALRALVHMCALGEMGLKRAARLSVERAHLCAEKLTAIDGVEMLTDGPFGNEFAVTLPVNAFEIITRLTERGYVPGFPLGRYYEGLENGLLVACTEKTSEEQIGILTEMIKGALR; encoded by the coding sequence ATGCCCTATGTTCCGCACACTCCGGACGAAGTCCGGGAAATGCTGGCCACCATCGGCGTCGGCTCAGTGGAAGATCTCTTTGCCGAAATCACCGAGGACATGCGGCCGCAAAGTTTCGACGTCCCCGAAGGCCTGAGCGAAATGGAAGTGCTTGCCAAGCTGGAAGGCATGGCGGCAAAGAACGCCACGGACCGCATCAGCTTCCTGGGCGCAGGCTTCTATGATCATTATATACCTGCAGCCGTGGACGCGCTGACCATGCGCGGCGAATTCTACACGGCCTACACCCCCTACCAGCCCGAGGCCAGCCAGGGCACCCTGCAGGCCATCTTCGAATACCAGACATCGGTCACCAGGCTGCTGGACATGGACTGCTCCAACGCCTCGGTCTACGACGGCGGCACCGCGCTCTACGAGGCGCTGATGATGGCCGTGCGCAAGACCAAGCGCCGCAAGGTGGTGGTCAGCGAAGCCCTGAACCCCATCTACCGGGTCATGCTCGCCTCCTACACCTCGAACCTGAACATCGAACTCGTCACCGTGCCGCACAAGAACGGCAAAACCGACATCGAGGGCATCAAGGCGGCCCTGGACGACACCACCGCTGCGGTCATGGTCCAGAACCCGAACTTCTTCGGCTCCATCAACGACTTCACCGATCTGTTCGCCGCCGCCCATGAAAAAAAGGCTGTGGGCATCATCTCCTGCTACCCGGTGCTCCAGACCCTGCTCAAGACCCCGGGCCAGATGGGCGCGGACATTGCCGTGGCCGAAGGCCAGAGCCTGGGCCTGCCCCTTTCCTTCGGCGGCCCGTACCTGGGCATCATGACCTGCACCCAGAACATGGTCCGCCAGATCCCCGGCCGCATCGTGGGCCGCACCCAGGACAAGGAAGGCCGCACCGGCTACGTGCTGACCCTGCAGGCGCGCGAACAGCACATCCGCCGCCAAAAGGCCACTTCCAACATCTGCTCCAACCAGTCGCTCTGCGCCCTGCGCGCCTTGGTGCACATGTGCGCCCTGGGCGAAATGGGCCTCAAGCGGGCGGCGCGTCTCTCCGTGGAGCGGGCGCACCTGTGCGCGGAAAAACTCACGGCCATCGACGGCGTGGAAATGCTCACGGACGGCCCCTTCGGCAACGAATTCGCCGTGACCCTGCCGGTGAACGCCTTTGAAATCATCACCAGGCTCACGGAACGCGGCTATGTGCCGGGCTTCCCGCTGGGACGCTACTACGAGGGACTGGAAAACGGCCTGCTGGTGGCCTGCACCGAAAAGACCAGCGAGGAACAGATCGGCATCCTGACCGAGATGATCAAGGGGGCGCTGCGATGA
- a CDS encoding class I SAM-dependent methyltransferase, whose translation MDLETRKKTSGLVDEPGHRVSVEVEGRTWRLDRASDLEALWEAMDEASMGDDERLPYWVELWPASVLLGRWLVRNAEVLRGRRCLDLGCGLGLTGMIASDLGAEVVAFDYEWPAVRFALHNGRVNKVRQPLWTVMDWRRPAFRDHCFDFIWGGDVLYEKRFFEPLKLLFRSSLAEGGKIWIGEPVRTVSRPVWEELEADGFHTNKITTEKVALCGQNATVNLWEITL comes from the coding sequence ATGGATCTTGAAACGAGAAAAAAAACTTCCGGCCTTGTGGATGAGCCCGGGCACCGGGTCAGCGTGGAGGTCGAGGGCCGTACCTGGCGCCTGGATCGCGCCAGCGACCTGGAGGCTCTGTGGGAAGCCATGGACGAGGCCTCCATGGGCGATGACGAGCGGCTGCCCTACTGGGTGGAGCTCTGGCCCGCCAGCGTGCTGCTCGGCCGCTGGCTGGTGCGCAACGCCGAAGTCCTTCGCGGCAGGCGTTGCCTGGACCTGGGCTGCGGCCTGGGGCTGACCGGCATGATCGCCTCGGACCTGGGCGCGGAAGTGGTGGCCTTCGACTACGAATGGCCCGCCGTTCGTTTCGCCCTGCACAACGGGCGGGTCAACAAGGTGCGCCAGCCCCTGTGGACGGTCATGGATTGGCGGCGTCCCGCTTTCAGGGATCATTGTTTCGATTTCATCTGGGGTGGTGATGTGCTTTATGAAAAGCGGTTTTTCGAGCCCCTCAAGCTTCTGTTCCGGTCCTCCCTTGCGGAAGGCGGGAAGATCTGGATCGGCGAACCCGTGCGCACCGTGTCCCGGCCCGTATGGGAAGAGCTTGAGGCCGACGGGTTCCATACAAACAAGATAACGACGGAAAAGGTCGCCCTTTGCGGGCAGAATGCAACCGTTAATCTCTGGGAAATAACTCTATAA
- the nikR gene encoding nickel-responsive transcriptional regulator NikR, producing MGKTIRFGVSLDSDLLEKFDSLCRERSYQTRSEAIRDLIRNTLVQKEWEDASGELAGTLTLVYDHHQSGLAQRLTEIQHDHHDAIQTTLHIHLDHHNCLEVIVLKGEAEQIKKLGQKLISTKGVKHGNLSLTTTGRDLI from the coding sequence ATGGGCAAGACGATCCGATTTGGCGTGTCCCTGGATTCCGACCTGCTGGAAAAATTCGACAGCCTGTGCAGGGAACGCAGCTACCAGACCCGTTCCGAGGCCATTCGCGATCTGATTCGCAACACCCTGGTCCAGAAGGAGTGGGAGGATGCCTCCGGTGAGCTGGCGGGCACCCTGACCCTGGTTTATGACCACCACCAGAGCGGCCTGGCCCAGCGCCTGACCGAAATTCAGCACGATCACCACGACGCTATCCAGACCACGCTGCATATCCATCTGGATCATCACAACTGCCTGGAGGTCATTGTTCTCAAAGGCGAGGCGGAGCAGATCAAGAAGCTCGGCCAGAAACTCATATCCACCAAGGGCGTCAAGCACGGCAACCTCTCCCTGACCACCACGGGCAGGGATCTGATCTAA
- a CDS encoding flagellar basal body rod C-terminal domain-containing protein produces the protein MSMDVNLSALSAHASVHQVAANNIANVNTDGFQASRANLESGPSDQGVRVASLTRDTSPGAVFEGRETSNVDLGREMVSMMTTENAYAANASVVRANDEMTGYLLNMMV, from the coding sequence ATGAGTATGGATGTGAATCTTTCGGCTTTGAGCGCCCATGCCTCGGTGCATCAGGTGGCGGCCAACAACATCGCCAACGTGAACACCGATGGTTTTCAGGCCTCCCGCGCCAACCTGGAATCCGGCCCTTCGGACCAGGGGGTGCGTGTTGCGTCCCTGACCAGGGACACCTCGCCGGGCGCGGTCTTCGAAGGCCGCGAGACCAGCAACGTGGACCTGGGACGCGAGATGGTCTCCATGATGACCACCGAAAACGCCTATGCGGCCAACGCCTCGGTCGTCAGGGCCAATGACGAGATGACCGGGTATTTGTTGAATATGATGGTTTAA